The Planctomycetia bacterium genome contains a region encoding:
- a CDS encoding stage II sporulation protein M — MKVVELLESRLQNWRELEQLCVQLEHHRKRTAGAPAVGRFATLYRAACADLALADAYQLPPNTVQYLHQLVGRAHNQLYLSRKFAYKRWLYELLHLVPQRLFHDNCVRLAFCLFYGVFIASMLAAWLSPAFADLVIGKEGLQQVEEMHADSVGGTDFNSAQAGTGFYLNHNATIGLRCFVFGILLGVGGIYETIFNALYLGAMFGFMITSKSGPNFFQFVTAHGPFELTAIVLGAAAGMKLGFSIIDTRGYTRTASLRRAFREAVPAAVTAVILFGLAGLIEASLSPSTAPYAVKAGVAVLCCGVLIFYFVALGYPRGGQTDAV, encoded by the coding sequence ATGAAAGTCGTCGAACTCCTCGAATCGCGATTGCAGAACTGGCGCGAGCTGGAGCAGCTTTGCGTGCAGTTGGAGCATCATCGCAAGCGGACGGCGGGGGCGCCGGCCGTGGGGCGTTTCGCGACTTTGTATCGCGCGGCGTGCGCGGATTTGGCGCTGGCAGATGCCTACCAACTGCCGCCCAACACGGTGCAGTATCTGCATCAGCTCGTAGGGCGGGCGCACAATCAACTCTACTTGAGCCGGAAGTTCGCTTACAAGCGCTGGCTCTACGAACTGCTGCACTTGGTCCCGCAACGATTGTTCCACGACAACTGCGTGCGACTGGCGTTCTGCTTGTTCTATGGCGTGTTCATCGCTTCGATGCTGGCGGCCTGGTTGAGCCCTGCGTTCGCCGACCTGGTCATTGGCAAGGAAGGCCTGCAGCAGGTTGAGGAGATGCACGCCGATTCGGTCGGCGGCACCGATTTCAACTCCGCGCAGGCCGGCACGGGCTTCTACCTGAATCACAACGCGACGATCGGGCTGCGCTGCTTCGTGTTTGGCATCTTGCTCGGCGTGGGCGGAATCTACGAGACGATCTTCAATGCCCTGTACTTGGGCGCGATGTTTGGCTTCATGATCACGTCGAAATCCGGTCCGAATTTCTTTCAATTCGTCACCGCACACGGTCCGTTTGAATTGACCGCCATCGTGCTGGGCGCCGCCGCTGGCATGAAGCTGGGCTTTTCGATCATTGACACGCGAGGGTACACGCGCACGGCGTCGCTGCGCCGTGCATTTCGCGAAGCAGTTCCTGCCGCGGTCACAGCGGTCATCTTGTTTGGCCTGGCCGGACTGATCGAGGCCAGCCTGTCCCCCAGCACCGCGCCGTACGCCGTGAAGGCGGGAGTGGCCGTGCTTTGTTGCGGCGTGCTGATCTTCTATTTCGTCGCGCTGGGGTATCCGCGGGGAGGTCAGACGGATGCAGTTTGA